The Labrus bergylta chromosome 15, fLabBer1.1, whole genome shotgun sequence genome includes a region encoding these proteins:
- the enpp5 gene encoding ectonucleotide pyrophosphatase/phosphodiesterase family member 5 has product MLRCLLRGGCGPLFWVWVLLLPLASLHRLNQHGRREHNVKDRPKLLLVSFDGFRWDYIYRVPAPNFLKLIEEGVKVEHVENAYITKTLPNHYSLVTGLYAESHGIVANEMYDPVLNRSFSMETDSIYDSRWWEQAVPLWVTIQKAGGRSGAAMWPGSDVRIHGMYPNKYLQYNASVSFESRVEQIIKWFSAPEEEAVDFGVLYWEEPDESGHKLGPQSTQMDKVIYGIDEKLGFLINELKKARLYEKVNLIVTSDHGMAQLSPDKIIELDQYVSRDLYTWVDKSPVVGILPKDAKLEEVYDKLVDANQNMLVYKKENIPQHFHYQHNIRIMPIIIEAREGWTIVQNRSSPFMLGNHGYNNTLQSMQPVFVARGPAFRQKYVKTSMRSVDLYPLMCQILSIKPLPNNGSLLNVIDLLSPDTTPTKVPEYSYAPVVGSFLGVVMVLGFLVVYIRQVTLKQLPSLKHRSREMSQPLLQEDLQL; this is encoded by the exons ATGCTGCGCTGTTTGCTGCGAGGAGGCTGCGGTCCTCTCTTCTGGGTTTGGGTCCTGCTTCTTCCTCTGGCCTCCCTGCATCGCCTCAACCAACATGGCCGCAGGGAGCACAACGTGAAGGACCGGCCCAAACTGCTGCTCGTTTCCTTTGATGGATTTCGTTGGGATTACATCTACCGGGTCCCAGCACCTAACTTCCTCAAACTCATTGAAGAGGGGGTGAAGGTGGAGCATGTAGAGAACGCGTACATCACCAAGACCCTCCCCAACCACTACAGCTTGGTGACGGGGCTGTACGCCGAGTCGCATGGCATCGTGGCCAATGAGATGTACGACCCTGTTCTGAACCGCTCCTTCTCAATGGAGACGGACAGTATATATGATTCACGGTGGTGGGAGCAAGCAGTGCCTCTCTGGGTGACCATCCAGAAAGCTGGAGGGCGGAGCGGAGCAGCGATGTGGCCAGGGTCCGATGTGAGGATCCATGGCATGTACCCCAATAAGTACCTCCAGTACAATGCCTCAGTCTCCTTTGAATCCAGAGTGGAGCAGATTATCAAGTGGTTCTCTGCACCCGAAGAAGAAGCGGTGGATTTCGGGGTTCTGTACTGGGAGGAGCCAGATGAGAGCGGACATAAACTGGGACCTCAGAGTACCCAGATGGACAAAGTCATCTACGGGATCGACGAGAAGCTCGGATTCCTCATAAACGAGCTGAAGAAGGCACGGCTGTATGAGAAAGTGAACCTGATCGTGACCAGTGATCACGGGATGGCGCAGCTTTCCCCTGATAAAATCATAGAGCTGGATCAGTATGTGAGCAGAGACCTGTACACCTGGGTGGATAAGAGTCCGGTGGTGGGGATACTGCCTAAAGACG CAAAGCTTGAAGAGGTGTACGATAAGCTTGTGGATGCGAACCAGAATATGCTGGTGTACAAGAAGGAAAACATTCCCCAGCACTTCCACTATCAACACAACATCCGGATCATGCCCATCATCATAGAGGCCAGAGAGGGTTGGACCATCGTGCAGAACAGGAGCAGTCCCTTCATGT TGGGAAACCACGGCTATAACAACACCTTACAAAGCATGCAGCCGGTGTTTGTCGCCCGAGGGCCAGCCTTCCGCCAGAAGTACGTCAAGACCTCCATGCGCTCTGTCGACCTTTACCCTCTCATGTGCCAGATCCTGTCCATCAAGCCTCTACCAAACAATGGCTCCCTCTTAAACGTTATAGACCTGCTGTCCCCGGACACGACTCCAACCAAGGTCCCCGAGTATTCCTATGCGCCCGTCGTGGGTTCTTTTCTCGGTGTGGTGATGGTGCTGGGCTTTCTGGTGGTCTACATCAGACAAGTGACACTCAAACAGCTGCCGTCACTCAAACACAGAAGCAGGGAGATGTCGCAGCCTTTACTGCAAGAGGACTTGCAACTGTAG